DNA from Endomicrobiales bacterium:
AGTGGTAATGTTGGCGCGGTTATTTTGGTGGATTATTATGGTTTTAATATATTTGTAGCGCGTGCCGCAAAAAAAAGAAATATACCGGTTTATTACTATATATGCCCTCAGGTTTGGGCAAGCCGCAAGGGCCGCATAAATCAGCTTAAAAAAAATGTCACAAAAATGCTACTTACATTGCCTTTTGAACGAGAACTTTATGCAAATGCAGGGATAAATTTTACTTTTGTAGGCCACCCCATTATAGATATATTGCCCAATGAAAACTATGCGAAGTTATCTGGGTGTGAGCCGGTTGTTATTGGTTTATTTCCTGGCAGCAGAAAAAACACTGTAATCAAGCACATCAAACTTCTTGAAAATGCAGCACAAGAAATTTCAAAACATATAAACGCAAAGTTTAAACTTTTTTTACCTGATGAACAGTGTTTATCTTTATTAAGCAAAAGCTCACTTTTAGAGCCGGTAATAGGTTCAGATTATAGTGCAAGAAAGGGTTTATCTGTTGCCTTGTCGGTTTCAGGTACCGTCTGCTTGGAAAATTCTTTACTTGGAATTCCATCGGTTATATTTTATAAGTTATCAAAGTTTAATTATCTGATAGCTAAAATGCTTGTAAAAACAAAATTTATTGCAATGCCAAACATACTTCTTGGCAGGCAGTTGCTGCCAGAACTGATACAAGAAAATGCAACAGTACACAACCTTAGCAAGGCCACATTGGATATGCTTGCAAATAAAGATAATTGGCAAAATATAAATAAAGCATTGCTTGGATTGCGCGGTATTCTTGGCAGCGGCGGTGTTGCAAAATATGCCGCGAAAGAAATTTTAAATGATGTGCTAAAGGGCAAATAAATGATTATAAAACAGATAAAATCTACTATTGAAACAATGAAGCAATTTGTTTCGTCATTAGCGCCATTTAAGCGTTTATTAGTTTATTTAAAACCATATAAGTCACGCTTTTTGACTGCCCTGCTTTGCATGATGGTTTTTTCTGCTCTAAATGGTGCTACTATGTGGCTTGTCAAATTGGTTGTAGATAAGATATTTGTCGGCCATAATTTACAAATGCTTTATATGATAGTTCTTGCAATACCCGCCATTTTCTTACTTAAAGGCATTGCAATGTATGGGCAAAATTATCTTATGTTTTATATAACCCAAAATGTAATGCTGAAAATAAGAAATAATTTATTTAGCCGAATAGTTTATTTGTCGCACGAATTTTATTCAAGAAACTCGTCCGCAAAGTTAATGTCGCGCCTTACAAACGATGTTAGTGTGTTGCAAAATGCTCTTTTTCAGGTTCCGCCAAGCATAATTAGAGACGGGCTCACAGTTATTGTAATGATTGGAGTGCTTTTTTATTTAAACTGGCAGTTTGCAATTATTGCCGTAATTATATTCCCTATTGCCGCAATACCACTTTCACAATTTGCAAAAAAAATGCGCAGCGCTTCGCGTGATAGTCAAAAACAAGTCGCGGAAATTTACGGCGTGCTTCAAGAAGCGTTAACGGGCATAGGCGTTATTAAAGCTTTTACCAATGAAAAATATGAAAAAGAACGCTACGCTGCTGAAAATGAAAAATATTACCATATGCAGCAGCGCTTTATTCGTGTAGATGCGCGCTCAAGCCCAATTATGGAGTTTCTCGGCGCCCTTGGAGTGGCGTTTATTATATGGTATGGCGCAAATGATGTAATAAAAGGTGTTTGGACTGCCGGTTCATTTTTTGCGTTTATGACGGCAGCTTTTTCTGTTTACCAGCCGCTTAAAAACTTTGCCCAATCAAACTCGCTAATTCAACAGGCCATTTCAGGTGCCGAAAGAATATTTGACCTGCTTGACCAAAAGCCGACCATAATAGACGCTGATAATGCCGTTGAACTTGACGGTTTTAAATCACAAATTAAGTACAGCGGGGTTTCTTTCTCTTACCCGGAAAAAGAGAGTACAATTGAAGATTTTAATTTAGAAATTAAATACGGAGAGGCAATCGCTCTTGTAGGCCCGTCGGGTTCTGGTAAAACTACAATTGCCAGCTTGTTGCTGCGTTTTTACGACCCATCAAAAGGCGAAATATCCATTGACGGCAAAAACATAAAAAACATCACGCTTAAGTCGCTTCGTGCGCAAATAGGGATAGTTACACAAGATGTGTTTTTATTTAACGACACCGTAAGGCACAACATTGCTTATGGCAAGCTTAGCGCAACTCAAGACGAGGTTGTTTCTGCCGCAAAAGCCGCCAATGCGCATACATTTATAGAAAACCTTCCTAATGGCTACGATACAATAATTGGTGAACGAGGTATGCGCCTTTCTGGCGGTGAGCGTCAAAGGTTGTCAATTGCCAGGGCTGTATTAAAAAATCCGCCTATTTTAGTGTTAGATGAGGCAACCAGCGCGTTAGACGCCGAATCGGAAAAGCTTGTGCAAGATGCTCTTGAACGCCTAATGCAAAATAGAACGGTAATAATAATTGCGCATCGTTTATCAACCGTTATAAAATCAGACAGAATTATTGTGCTTGATAAGGGCAAAATAATTGAAAGCGGCGCCCATAGTGAACTTTTGGCAAAAGACGGTATATACACAAAATTACACAACTTACAACTCCTTTAATGTTTGAAAAACTTTTACCACTCTTAAAAACTTACCTGTCAGAAACTGACATAGCAAAAATTAAAAAAGCATATGAGTTTTCCCAAAAAGCGCACCAGCACCAAATTAGGGCTTCAGGTGATGCTTTTTTTACGCATTGTGTCGCGGTTGCGCAATTAACTGTCGACATTAAATTAGACGCAGAAACAATAATTGCGGCGTTATTGCACGATGTGTTAGAGGACACTCAAACAAGCCACGATGTAATTGCAAACGAGTTTGGACATGAGGTGCTTTTAATAGTGGAAGGGGTAACAAAAATTGACTCATACCACTTCCCTGACCCTGTAAAAGCACAGGCAGAAAACTGGCGCAAAATGTTGCTTGCGATTACTAAAGATATTCGTGTTATTTTGGTAAAGCTCGCCGATAGATTGCATAATATGCGAACCATAAAACACCTGAGCGAAGAAAAACAAATTATAATTGCCGATGAATCAATAAATTTATATGCTCCGTTTGCGCACCGCCTTGGTATACATAAGTGGAAAAATGAGTTAGAAGATTTGTCATTTGAAGTGCTTCAGCCGCTTAAGTATGCGCAAATAAAAGAGCTTATGGCTCAGAGCAAAGAAGCCGATATAAAAAATTTAGAGCTCTGGAGAAACGAAATATTGCAAAAAATATCTCCAAGCCAAATTCCATTCACACTTACCGCAAGGCCAAAAAATATATATGGAATTTATGAGAAAATGGACCGCCAAAGCAAAAACTTTGATGAAATAAAAGACCTGATTGGTTTAAGATTAATAACAAATACCGTAGCCAACTGTTATGGATTGCTTGGGCTTGTTCAAACTCATTTTAAGCCGGTTGCCGGCTCATTTAATGACTACATAGCAAAACCAAAGGGGAATATGTATCAATCACTTCATATATCTGTGCAAGGCCCCAATGCCTCTGAGGCAGAGTTGCAAATACGCACCGAAGAAATGCACAACAGAGACGAGTACGGTATTGCGGCGCATTGGCGCTATAAAGAAAAATCAAAAGATGTCGCCTTAAGGGGTTCTTTGTATATTGAAGAAAAACTTGATTGGTTAAAGCAGATTATGGAGTGGCAGTTAGAGCTTAAAGACCCTCATGAG
Protein-coding regions in this window:
- the lpxB gene encoding lipid-A-disaccharide synthase is translated as MKKTFLIIAGDRSGDMHAANLAIAIKKSSSQIDILALGGDNLKAVSDKFLYNLVSIEGFGFSSALFKYFALRKIFLKNVVANLDSGNVGAVILVDYYGFNIFVARAAKKRNIPVYYYICPQVWASRKGRINQLKKNVTKMLLTLPFERELYANAGINFTFVGHPIIDILPNENYAKLSGCEPVVIGLFPGSRKNTVIKHIKLLENAAQEISKHINAKFKLFLPDEQCLSLLSKSSLLEPVIGSDYSARKGLSVALSVSGTVCLENSLLGIPSVIFYKLSKFNYLIAKMLVKTKFIAMPNILLGRQLLPELIQENATVHNLSKATLDMLANKDNWQNINKALLGLRGILGSGGVAKYAAKEILNDVLKGK
- a CDS encoding RelA/SpoT family protein, translated to MFEKLLPLLKTYLSETDIAKIKKAYEFSQKAHQHQIRASGDAFFTHCVAVAQLTVDIKLDAETIIAALLHDVLEDTQTSHDVIANEFGHEVLLIVEGVTKIDSYHFPDPVKAQAENWRKMLLAITKDIRVILVKLADRLHNMRTIKHLSEEKQIIIADESINLYAPFAHRLGIHKWKNELEDLSFEVLQPLKYAQIKELMAQSKEADIKNLELWRNEILQKISPSQIPFTLTARPKNIYGIYEKMDRQSKNFDEIKDLIGLRLITNTVANCYGLLGLVQTHFKPVAGSFNDYIAKPKGNMYQSLHISVQGPNASEAELQIRTEEMHNRDEYGIAAHWRYKEKSKDVALRGSLYIEEKLDWLKQIMEWQLELKDPHEFMSTLKLECTFEQVFVFSPKGMVIKLPAGATPLDFAYGVHSEIGDHCYGAKVGLKLVPLSYKLKSGDICEILTRKNNSPSPGWLDLAVTARAKSKIRKYLRENKKV
- the msbA gene encoding lipid A export permease/ATP-binding protein MsbA; the protein is MIIKQIKSTIETMKQFVSSLAPFKRLLVYLKPYKSRFLTALLCMMVFSALNGATMWLVKLVVDKIFVGHNLQMLYMIVLAIPAIFLLKGIAMYGQNYLMFYITQNVMLKIRNNLFSRIVYLSHEFYSRNSSAKLMSRLTNDVSVLQNALFQVPPSIIRDGLTVIVMIGVLFYLNWQFAIIAVIIFPIAAIPLSQFAKKMRSASRDSQKQVAEIYGVLQEALTGIGVIKAFTNEKYEKERYAAENEKYYHMQQRFIRVDARSSPIMEFLGALGVAFIIWYGANDVIKGVWTAGSFFAFMTAAFSVYQPLKNFAQSNSLIQQAISGAERIFDLLDQKPTIIDADNAVELDGFKSQIKYSGVSFSYPEKESTIEDFNLEIKYGEAIALVGPSGSGKTTIASLLLRFYDPSKGEISIDGKNIKNITLKSLRAQIGIVTQDVFLFNDTVRHNIAYGKLSATQDEVVSAAKAANAHTFIENLPNGYDTIIGERGMRLSGGERQRLSIARAVLKNPPILVLDEATSALDAESEKLVQDALERLMQNRTVIIIAHRLSTVIKSDRIIVLDKGKIIESGAHSELLAKDGIYTKLHNLQLL